In Gordonia iterans, the following proteins share a genomic window:
- a CDS encoding NUDIX hydrolase — translation MELTRDLAERRLAEWERRAVADPELKRAAVAITVVPGDGDRGIWVARRPASMRNHSYQFALPGGRLDPGETAVQAALRELDEELGVSLGPDSVLGLLDDYPTRSGYLITPVVCWVDEAVTPDPSPDEVHRLHFATLDEVISEPAFDSIPESDRPVIRLPIFGHWVHAPTAAVIYQFAEVVVRGRTTRVAHLEQPVFAWR, via the coding sequence ATGGAGCTGACGCGGGATCTGGCGGAACGGCGGCTTGCCGAGTGGGAGCGACGTGCCGTCGCGGATCCGGAACTGAAGCGGGCGGCGGTGGCGATCACCGTGGTACCCGGCGACGGCGACCGCGGCATCTGGGTGGCCCGACGACCAGCGTCGATGCGCAACCACTCGTACCAATTCGCGCTTCCCGGCGGCCGGCTCGATCCGGGGGAGACGGCCGTGCAGGCCGCGCTGCGCGAGCTCGACGAGGAACTCGGGGTCTCACTCGGACCGGACTCGGTGCTCGGCCTGCTCGACGACTACCCGACGCGGTCCGGGTATCTGATCACGCCGGTGGTCTGCTGGGTGGACGAGGCGGTGACCCCCGATCCGAGTCCGGACGAGGTGCACCGGCTGCACTTCGCCACCCTGGACGAGGTGATCTCGGAGCCGGCGTTCGACTCCATCCCCGAGTCCGACCGCCCAGTGATCCGGCTCCCCATCTTCGGGCACTGGGTGCACGCCCCGACCGCCGCGGTGATCTACCAGTTCGCCGAGGTGGTGGTGCGGGGCCGGACCACGCGCGTCGCGCACCTGGAGCAGCCGGTCTTCGCGTGGCGATGA
- a CDS encoding VOC family protein, whose protein sequence is MNLSLATCFVQVADPDAALTFYRDALGLEVRNDGRQGEFSWTTVGSPDQPDVGIVLTNHVNGSPEDVDQVRRLVAKGALGGLHLSSPDLEAAFRRLCEHGAEIVSEPANQPWGSRDCAVRDPAGNLVRIYQAEA, encoded by the coding sequence ATGAATCTGAGTCTCGCCACTTGCTTCGTACAGGTCGCCGATCCGGACGCCGCGCTCACCTTCTATCGGGACGCCCTCGGCCTCGAGGTCCGCAACGACGGACGGCAGGGCGAATTCAGCTGGACCACGGTCGGCTCACCGGACCAGCCGGATGTGGGGATCGTGCTGACCAATCATGTGAACGGCTCGCCGGAAGACGTGGACCAGGTCCGCCGTCTGGTCGCGAAGGGGGCGCTGGGCGGACTGCATTTGAGCAGCCCAGACCTCGAGGCCGCCTTCCGGCGGCTGTGCGAGCACGGTGCCGAGATCGTGTCCGAACCGGCTAATCAGCCCTGGGGGTCGCGTGACTGCGCCGTCCGTGATCCGGCGGGCAATCTTGTCCGGATTTACCAGGCGGAGGCGTAA
- the metE gene encoding 5-methyltetrahydropteroyltriglutamate--homocysteine S-methyltransferase: MGFTTTVPGTARIGADRELKRAVEGYWAGRVDAAELESVAAQLRRTGWQELLTTGLDSVPVNTFSYYDQMLDTAVLLGALPPRVSGIENPLDRYFAAARGAGSRASGPGHNSAEGVTPLEMTKWFDTNYHYLVPEIGPDTVFSLDASKVLSEFTEAVAQGIPARPVVIGPITFLGLSKADADGPEPLSRIDELLPLYEQLLGELSAAGAQWVQIDEPVLVTDVPTERNGRSALPELAERVYTRLGGLIDRPRILVQTYFGDAGESLAALGRTGVEGVGVDLVYGTAESVRSAELNGKLVVAGVVDGRNIWRTDLDAALAILEDLRPAVGELAVSTSCSTLHVPYTLAAETGLDENLRGWLAFASEKFAEVAALSRALTNGRVSQADVFEAARDALATRATDARLSVDSVRERLAALGESDRRRTAAATRRERQHEALGLPELPTTTIGSFPQTGDIRKARQRLRLGEIDQTAYREQMEAEIAAVIALQDEIGLDVLVHGEPERNDMVQYFAEQFDGFFATQNGWVQSYGSRCVRPPILYGDVTRPTPMTVGWITHAQSLTGKIVKGMLTGPVTILAWSFVRDDQPLATTADQVALAIRDETVDLERAGVGIIQVDEPALRELLPLRSGDRQAYLDWAVGAFRLSTSGVADETQIHTHLCYSEFGDVIGAIADLDADVTSIEAARSHMEVLDDLNAIGFSNEVGPGVYDIHSPRIPNAAEMTDLLREALSAVPAERLWVNPDCGLKTRTTEQVTAALTAMVDAAKAVRA; encoded by the coding sequence ATGGGTTTCACCACCACCGTGCCGGGCACCGCCCGGATCGGCGCCGACCGCGAACTCAAGCGCGCGGTCGAGGGGTACTGGGCCGGCCGCGTCGACGCCGCCGAGCTGGAGAGCGTCGCGGCACAGCTGCGCCGCACCGGCTGGCAGGAACTGCTGACCACCGGGCTGGACTCCGTTCCGGTCAACACATTCTCGTACTACGACCAGATGCTCGACACCGCCGTACTGCTGGGTGCGCTCCCGCCCCGCGTCAGCGGCATCGAGAACCCGCTGGACCGCTATTTCGCGGCCGCACGGGGCGCCGGGAGCCGAGCGAGCGGGCCCGGCCACAACAGCGCTGAGGGTGTGACGCCGCTCGAGATGACCAAGTGGTTCGACACCAACTACCACTACCTGGTGCCGGAGATCGGCCCCGACACCGTGTTCTCTCTCGACGCGTCGAAAGTGCTCTCCGAATTCACCGAGGCCGTCGCACAGGGCATCCCGGCCCGACCGGTCGTGATCGGTCCGATCACCTTCCTGGGCCTGTCCAAGGCCGACGCCGACGGCCCCGAGCCTCTTTCCCGGATCGACGAACTGCTGCCCCTGTACGAGCAGTTGCTGGGCGAGTTGTCCGCCGCCGGCGCACAGTGGGTGCAGATCGACGAGCCGGTCCTGGTGACCGACGTTCCGACGGAGCGCAACGGGCGAAGCGCACTGCCCGAGCTCGCCGAGCGTGTGTACACCCGGCTCGGCGGCCTGATCGACCGGCCGAGAATCCTGGTCCAGACCTACTTCGGCGATGCGGGCGAATCGCTGGCGGCACTCGGCCGCACCGGCGTCGAGGGTGTCGGCGTCGACCTGGTCTACGGCACGGCCGAGTCGGTGCGGTCCGCCGAGCTGAACGGCAAGCTGGTCGTCGCCGGAGTGGTCGACGGCCGCAACATCTGGCGCACCGATCTGGATGCCGCCCTGGCGATCCTCGAAGACCTGCGTCCCGCGGTCGGCGAGCTGGCAGTCTCTACCTCGTGCTCCACGCTGCACGTGCCGTACACCCTGGCTGCCGAGACCGGTCTGGACGAGAATCTCCGCGGCTGGCTCGCCTTCGCCTCGGAGAAGTTCGCCGAGGTCGCGGCTCTCTCGCGGGCCCTCACCAACGGCCGAGTCTCGCAGGCGGACGTCTTCGAGGCCGCGCGGGACGCTCTGGCCACCCGCGCCACCGATGCGCGCCTGTCGGTCGATTCGGTCCGCGAGCGTCTCGCCGCGCTGGGCGAGTCCGATCGTCGTCGTACCGCTGCCGCGACCCGCCGCGAGCGGCAGCACGAGGCGCTGGGTCTGCCGGAGCTCCCGACCACGACGATCGGCTCGTTCCCGCAGACCGGCGACATCCGCAAGGCGCGGCAGCGGCTGCGGCTGGGCGAGATCGACCAGACCGCCTACCGCGAGCAGATGGAGGCGGAGATCGCCGCCGTCATCGCGCTGCAGGATGAGATCGGGCTGGACGTGCTGGTGCACGGCGAGCCGGAGCGCAACGACATGGTGCAGTACTTTGCCGAGCAGTTCGACGGGTTCTTCGCCACGCAGAACGGCTGGGTGCAGTCATACGGCTCCCGTTGTGTGCGCCCGCCGATCCTGTACGGCGACGTGACCCGTCCGACTCCGATGACGGTCGGCTGGATCACCCACGCGCAGTCGCTCACCGGGAAGATCGTCAAGGGCATGCTGACCGGTCCGGTCACCATCCTGGCGTGGTCGTTCGTGCGGGACGACCAGCCGCTGGCGACCACGGCCGATCAGGTGGCGCTGGCCATCCGGGACGAGACCGTCGACCTCGAGCGCGCGGGCGTCGGCATCATCCAGGTGGACGAGCCGGCCCTTCGCGAGCTGCTCCCGCTGCGGTCGGGCGACCGGCAAGCCTACCTGGACTGGGCGGTCGGCGCGTTCCGGCTGTCGACCTCCGGGGTGGCCGACGAGACGCAGATCCACACGCACCTGTGCTACTCGGAGTTCGGGGACGTCATCGGCGCGATCGCCGACCTGGACGCCGACGTCACCTCGATCGAGGCGGCACGCTCGCACATGGAGGTGCTCGACGACCTCAACGCGATCGGCTTCTCGAACGAGGTGGGCCCGGGTGTGTACGACATCCACTCCCCGCGCATCCCGAACGCCGCCGAGATGACCGACCTGCTTCGCGAGGCGCTGTCGGCGGTGCCGGCCGAACGTCTGTGGGTGAACCCGGACTGCGGTCTCAAGACCCGCACCACCGAGCAGGTGACCGCCGCACTGACCGCGATGGTCGACGCCGCCAAGGCCGTCCGCGCCTGA
- a CDS encoding ATP-binding protein, with product MFRRIAIVNRGEAAMRLINAVRDLNAETGDSVQTVALHTDVDAGATFVREADLTYDLGPASARPYIDLEALKTALVESGADAAWVGWGFVAEDPAFAELCEQLGITFIGPSPEAMRKLGDKIGAKLIAEEVGVPVAPWSGGEVETQEQAVAAAEKIGYPLMLKATAGGGGRGIRRVDDEADLVDAYQRTRDEAERAFGSGVVFLERLVTGARHVEVQVISDGETAWALGVRDCSVQRRNQKVIEESASPVLGPDQVAEVKAAAERLAVKVGYRGAATVEFLYHPGDQMFAFLEVNTRLQVEHPITEVTNDFDLVRAQLHVASGGTLTGEKPVERGHSVEARLNAEDPDRDFAPSPGYIARLELPSGPGVRVDTGVSEGDTIPADFDSMIAKIIAYGSDREQALARLRRAMSRTRVVIEGGATNSSFIIDLLNQPEVIDGSADTGWIDRVRAQGRLVSNQHSSIALAAAAIDAYEEEEQVERNRLLATARGGRPQVMHESGRPIDFKLRGVGYRVRVARVGAQRFRVVIETGAQSRTADVQIERYDEHTGRITVNGERHRVLTDTHGPIHLVDVDGVTHRVSRDEGGVVRSPAPALVIATPLEVGAQVQAGDPVLVLESMKMETVLRAPFTARLKECVVAVGAQVETGAPLLRLEPVGDEDEAAGAGAEADELDLPAKPAEIDPQERADELREDLRSLMLGFDVDPEDSTRLLDEYLVARQVEIDAGRRPLAEETDVVRVFADLAELARRRPSDDDVHERVHSAREHLHTYLQSLDTELAGLPEQFVCKLKAALANYGVDELDRTDELEGAVFRIFLALQRLDDIVPGVAALLRRWMKEPPPPPAEREEVGHTLEQLVSATQVRFPSIADLARGVLYAWYGQPRLRRTRERVYAAVDSDLTYLDANPDASDRAERIAEMVKSTEPLVRVLSRRLADDSLDNAAMLEVLTRRYYGNKGLSGVATHRAGGVTFVLAQRGGSVLVSAATSFAGLDTAMCGLAELADGAASIDADVYVRWDDQPENLDEMAAELHQVVSARALPPQVHRVTITIAGLGDTAMHHHVTFRPTSTGMTEDRLIRGLHPYIAQRMQMERLRKFDVTRLRSSDDEEVYLYRAVAKANPGDDRLIAFAQVRDLTAVWEQDGNILTLPTAERTFEACVDSIRRAQAKRPSSKRFNTNRIVMYIWPPLEVTEAQLERTVRHTLGTSASTDGAGLEEILLIARHRDERTGELTKVAVRVSFDAAGETRITVGEPDDAPIEPVDEYRQKVLRAARRNTVYPYELTQLLGEFTEYDLDENGALAPVDRPKGGNTAAVVVGVVTTPTAKYPEGITRVVVLGDPTKSLGALTEAECRRYIAAMDLAEEMQVPVEWYALSSGAAVEMDSGTENLDWVALALKRIIDFTQGGHEINIIVNGINVGGQAYWNAEATMLMHTKGILVMTPDSSMVLTGKRSLDFSGSVSAEDNFGIGGYDRVMGPNGQAQYWAPTLAGAISVVMSHYELSYVVPGEDGPRRAASSDPIDRDISDFPHQIEGSDFTTVGQIFSAEANPERKKAFDIRTVMRAVADQDSETLERWADMADADTVVVQDVHLGGDPVCLIGIESSPITRRGFVPTDGPDTFTAGTLFPLSSKKAARAINAASGNRPVVVLANLSGFDGSPESMRKLQLEYGAEIGRAIVNFDGPIVFCVISRYHGGAFVVFSKALNPNMTVLAIEGSFASVLGGAPAAAVVFAGEVRTRTQTDPRVQELEAKLQAASDTDYAAAAAELDDVRATVRAEKLAEVAAEFDAVHSIERAVRVGSADAIIKAAELRPRIIEAFRTKG from the coding sequence ATGTTCCGTCGTATCGCGATAGTCAACCGGGGAGAGGCCGCCATGCGGCTGATCAACGCAGTCCGTGACCTGAATGCGGAGACCGGGGATTCGGTGCAGACCGTGGCTCTGCACACCGACGTGGATGCCGGAGCCACCTTCGTCCGGGAAGCCGACCTCACCTACGACCTCGGGCCGGCGTCCGCCCGCCCGTACATCGACCTCGAGGCGCTGAAGACCGCGCTGGTCGAGTCGGGCGCCGACGCGGCGTGGGTCGGCTGGGGGTTCGTCGCCGAGGATCCGGCCTTCGCCGAACTCTGCGAGCAGCTCGGCATCACCTTCATCGGCCCGTCCCCCGAGGCGATGCGCAAACTCGGCGACAAGATCGGCGCCAAGCTGATCGCCGAGGAGGTCGGCGTCCCCGTCGCGCCGTGGAGCGGCGGCGAGGTGGAGACCCAGGAGCAGGCCGTCGCCGCGGCGGAGAAGATCGGCTATCCGCTGATGCTCAAGGCCACGGCCGGCGGCGGCGGCCGTGGCATCCGCCGGGTCGACGACGAGGCCGATCTGGTCGACGCCTACCAGCGCACCCGCGACGAGGCCGAGCGCGCCTTCGGCAGCGGCGTCGTCTTCCTGGAGCGGCTGGTGACCGGCGCACGCCACGTCGAGGTCCAGGTGATCTCCGACGGCGAGACGGCCTGGGCGCTCGGTGTCCGCGACTGCAGCGTCCAGCGCCGCAACCAGAAGGTCATCGAGGAGTCGGCCTCACCGGTGCTCGGACCCGACCAGGTGGCCGAGGTCAAGGCCGCCGCTGAGCGGCTGGCGGTGAAGGTCGGCTATCGAGGCGCGGCCACCGTCGAGTTCCTGTACCACCCCGGCGACCAGATGTTCGCCTTCCTCGAAGTGAACACGCGCCTGCAGGTGGAACACCCGATCACCGAGGTCACCAACGACTTCGACCTGGTCCGCGCGCAACTCCACGTGGCCTCGGGCGGCACGCTGACCGGCGAGAAACCGGTCGAGCGCGGACACTCCGTCGAGGCCCGCCTCAACGCCGAGGACCCCGACCGCGACTTCGCGCCCTCCCCCGGGTACATCGCCCGTCTCGAGCTGCCCAGCGGCCCTGGTGTCCGCGTCGACACCGGCGTCAGCGAGGGCGACACCATCCCCGCCGACTTCGACTCGATGATCGCCAAGATCATCGCCTACGGCAGCGACCGCGAGCAGGCGCTGGCCCGGCTGCGGCGCGCCATGAGCCGCACCCGCGTGGTGATCGAGGGCGGCGCCACCAACAGCAGCTTCATCATCGACCTGCTGAACCAGCCCGAGGTGATCGACGGCAGCGCCGACACCGGCTGGATCGACCGCGTCCGCGCGCAGGGCCGGCTGGTGAGCAATCAGCACTCGTCCATCGCGCTGGCCGCCGCCGCCATCGACGCGTACGAGGAGGAGGAGCAGGTCGAGCGCAACCGGCTGCTCGCCACCGCGCGCGGCGGACGGCCCCAGGTGATGCACGAGAGCGGACGCCCGATCGACTTCAAGCTCCGCGGCGTCGGCTATCGCGTCCGGGTCGCGCGGGTCGGCGCCCAGCGGTTCCGTGTGGTCATCGAGACAGGCGCCCAGTCGCGCACCGCGGACGTCCAGATCGAGCGGTACGACGAGCACACCGGCCGTATCACCGTCAACGGCGAGCGGCACCGCGTGCTCACCGACACGCACGGTCCGATCCATCTGGTCGACGTCGACGGCGTGACCCACCGCGTCAGCCGCGACGAGGGCGGCGTGGTCCGCTCGCCCGCACCGGCCCTGGTGATCGCGACCCCGCTCGAGGTCGGCGCCCAGGTGCAGGCCGGCGATCCCGTGCTGGTGCTGGAGTCTATGAAGATGGAGACGGTGCTGCGCGCGCCGTTCACCGCCCGCCTCAAGGAGTGCGTGGTGGCGGTCGGCGCCCAGGTCGAGACCGGCGCACCGCTGTTGCGCCTGGAACCGGTCGGCGACGAGGACGAGGCGGCCGGCGCCGGCGCGGAAGCCGATGAACTCGACCTGCCGGCCAAGCCCGCCGAGATCGACCCCCAGGAACGAGCAGACGAACTGCGCGAGGATCTGCGCAGCCTGATGCTGGGCTTCGACGTCGATCCCGAAGACAGCACCCGCCTGCTCGACGAGTACCTCGTCGCCCGCCAGGTCGAGATCGACGCGGGCCGCCGTCCGCTCGCCGAGGAGACCGACGTCGTCCGGGTGTTCGCCGACCTGGCCGAGCTGGCCCGTCGTCGTCCGTCCGACGACGACGTCCACGAACGCGTCCACTCGGCCCGCGAACATCTGCACACGTACCTGCAGAGCCTGGACACCGAGCTGGCCGGGCTGCCCGAGCAGTTCGTCTGCAAGCTGAAGGCCGCCCTGGCCAACTACGGTGTCGACGAGCTCGACCGCACCGACGAGCTGGAGGGCGCGGTCTTCCGTATCTTCCTGGCCTTGCAGCGCCTGGACGACATCGTCCCGGGCGTGGCCGCCCTGCTGCGCCGCTGGATGAAGGAGCCGCCGCCCCCGCCCGCCGAGCGTGAGGAGGTCGGCCACACCCTGGAACAGCTGGTGAGCGCCACCCAGGTCCGGTTCCCGTCGATCGCCGACCTGGCGCGCGGGGTGCTCTACGCCTGGTACGGCCAGCCGCGGCTGCGCCGCACGCGCGAACGCGTGTACGCCGCCGTCGACAGCGATCTGACCTACCTGGACGCCAACCCCGACGCCTCCGACCGCGCCGAGCGGATCGCCGAGATGGTCAAGAGCACCGAACCGCTGGTTCGGGTGCTCAGTCGCCGTCTCGCCGACGACTCGCTCGACAACGCCGCCATGCTCGAGGTCCTGACCCGCCGCTACTACGGCAACAAGGGACTGTCCGGCGTGGCCACCCACCGCGCCGGCGGCGTGACCTTCGTCCTCGCTCAGCGCGGCGGATCGGTGCTGGTGTCGGCGGCCACGAGCTTCGCCGGCCTGGACACCGCGATGTGCGGGCTCGCCGAGCTGGCCGACGGCGCCGCCTCGATCGACGCCGACGTCTACGTGCGCTGGGACGATCAGCCCGAGAATCTGGACGAGATGGCCGCCGAACTGCACCAGGTGGTCAGTGCGCGGGCGCTCCCGCCGCAGGTGCACCGCGTGACGATCACCATCGCCGGTCTCGGTGACACGGCCATGCACCACCACGTCACCTTCCGCCCGACGTCCACCGGGATGACCGAAGACCGCCTCATCCGCGGACTGCACCCGTACATCGCGCAGCGGATGCAGATGGAGCGGCTCCGCAAGTTCGACGTCACCCGCCTGCGGTCGTCCGACGACGAGGAGGTCTACCTCTACCGCGCCGTGGCCAAGGCCAACCCCGGCGACGACCGGCTGATCGCCTTCGCCCAGGTGCGCGACCTCACCGCGGTGTGGGAGCAGGACGGCAACATCCTGACCCTGCCGACCGCCGAGCGGACGTTCGAGGCGTGCGTGGACTCGATCCGCCGGGCGCAGGCCAAGCGCCCGTCGTCCAAGCGCTTCAACACCAACCGCATCGTGATGTACATCTGGCCGCCGCTGGAGGTGACCGAGGCACAGCTGGAGCGGACCGTGCGCCACACCCTCGGCACCTCGGCGTCCACCGACGGCGCGGGGCTCGAGGAGATCCTGCTGATCGCGCGGCACCGCGACGAGCGGACAGGCGAACTGACCAAGGTCGCCGTGCGCGTCAGCTTCGATGCCGCCGGCGAGACCCGGATCACCGTGGGCGAACCGGACGACGCCCCGATCGAGCCCGTCGACGAGTACCGCCAGAAGGTGCTCCGGGCGGCCCGCCGCAACACCGTGTACCCGTACGAGCTGACCCAGCTGCTGGGCGAGTTCACCGAGTACGACCTCGACGAGAACGGCGCCCTGGCACCCGTCGACCGGCCCAAGGGCGGCAACACCGCTGCCGTGGTCGTCGGCGTGGTGACCACCCCCACCGCCAAGTACCCGGAGGGCATCACCCGCGTCGTGGTGCTCGGCGACCCGACCAAGTCACTCGGAGCGCTCACCGAGGCCGAGTGCCGCCGGTACATCGCCGCGATGGACCTCGCCGAAGAGATGCAGGTGCCGGTCGAGTGGTACGCGCTGAGTTCGGGCGCCGCCGTGGAGATGGATTCGGGCACCGAGAACCTGGACTGGGTCGCCCTCGCGCTGAAGCGCATCATCGACTTCACCCAGGGCGGGCACGAGATCAACATCATCGTCAACGGCATCAACGTCGGCGGCCAGGCCTATTGGAACGCCGAGGCCACCATGCTGATGCACACCAAGGGCATCCTGGTGATGACGCCGGACTCGTCGATGGTGCTCACCGGCAAGCGGTCGCTGGACTTCTCCGGCAGCGTCTCGGCCGAGGACAACTTCGGCATCGGCGGCTACGACCGCGTGATGGGCCCGAACGGTCAGGCCCAGTACTGGGCGCCCACCCTGGCCGGCGCGATCTCGGTGGTGATGAGCCACTACGAGTTGAGCTACGTGGTGCCCGGCGAGGACGGCCCGCGGCGCGCGGCGTCGTCGGACCCGATCGACCGTGACATCTCGGACTTCCCGCATCAGATCGAGGGCAGCGACTTCACCACGGTCGGCCAGATCTTCTCGGCCGAGGCGAACCCGGAACGGAAGAAGGCCTTCGACATCCGCACCGTGATGCGCGCGGTAGCCGATCAGGACTCCGAGACGCTGGAGCGGTGGGCCGACATGGCCGACGCGGACACCGTCGTCGTGCAGGACGTGCATCTGGGCGGCGATCCGGTGTGCCTGATCGGCATCGAGTCGAGCCCGATCACCCGTCGCGGATTCGTGCCGACCGACGGCCCGGACACCTTCACCGCCGGCACGCTGTTCCCGCTCTCGTCGAAGAAGGCGGCCCGCGCGATCAACGCGGCCAGCGGCAACCGCCCCGTGGTGGTGCTGGCCAACCTGTCCGGCTTCGACGGCTCCCCCGAGTCGATGCGCAAGCTGCAACTGGAATACGGCGCCGAGATCGGCCGGGCCATCGTCAACTTCGACGGCCCGATCGTCTTCTGCGTGATCTCGCGCTACCACGGCGGGGCCTTCGTGGTGTTCTCCAAGGCGCTCAATCCGAACATGACGGTGCTGGCCATCGAGGGCTCGTTCGCCTCGGTGCTGGGCGGCGCCCCTGCCGCGGCCGTCGTCTTCGCCGGCGAGGTCCGGACCCGGACGCAGACCGATCCCCGGGTCCAGGAGCTGGAGGCCAAGCTGCAGGCCGCCTCCGACACCGACTACGCCGCCGCGGCGGCCGAGCTCGACGACGTGCGGGCCACCGTGCGCGCCGAGAAGCTGGCCGAGGTGGCCGCCGAGTTCGACGCGGTGCACAGCATCGAGCGCGCGGTGCGAGTCGGTTCGGCCGACGCGATCATCAAGGCCGCCGAACTGCGTCCGCGCATCATCGAGGCCTTCCGCACGAAGGGCTGA
- a CDS encoding acetyl/propionyl/methylcrotonyl-CoA carboxylase subunit alpha: protein MPNTEIPQTTIQKVLIANRGEIAVRVIRAARDAGITSVAVYAEPDADALFVALADEAFALGGQTSAESYLVFDKILDAAARSGADAIHPGYGFLSENADFAQAVIDAGLTWIGPSPQSIRDLGDKVTARHIAERAEAPMAAGTKDPVSGADEVVAFAEKYGVPVAIKAAFGGGGRGMKVAHTVEEIPELFESATREAVAAFGRGECFVEQYLDKARHVEAQVLADQHGNVIVAGTRDCSLQRRFQKLVEEAPAPFLTDEQRERIHSSAKAICREAHYHGAGTVEYLVQGDTVSFLEVNTRLQVEHPVTEETSGIDLVRQQFRIAEGKALEITEDPAPRGHSIEFRINGEDAGRGFLPAPGPITVYREPAGPGVRVDSGVRQGDVIGGQFDSMLAKLIVTGEDRQQALERSRRALAEFEVDGLATVIPFHRHIVSHPAYIGSVDENGVESFEVYTKWIETDWDNTVEPYAGGGAQPDEDETLPRQNVVVEVGGRRVEVSLPGDLNLSGGGNSTNGALRRKPKPRTRAKGGGKTASGDAVAAPMQGTVVKVAVAEGDTVAAGDLVVVLEAMKMENPVTAHKDGTVTGLSVDAGAAVTQGTVLLEIK, encoded by the coding sequence GTGCCGAACACCGAGATCCCCCAGACGACCATCCAGAAGGTGCTCATCGCCAACCGCGGCGAGATCGCGGTGCGCGTGATCCGGGCAGCTCGGGACGCGGGCATCACCAGCGTGGCCGTCTACGCCGAGCCGGACGCCGATGCGCTGTTCGTCGCCCTCGCCGACGAGGCGTTCGCTCTCGGTGGTCAGACCTCTGCGGAGTCGTACCTGGTGTTCGACAAGATCCTCGACGCCGCCGCGCGCTCGGGCGCCGACGCGATCCACCCCGGCTACGGGTTTCTCTCCGAGAACGCCGACTTCGCGCAGGCCGTGATCGATGCCGGCCTCACCTGGATCGGTCCGTCGCCGCAGTCGATCCGCGACCTCGGCGACAAGGTGACCGCCCGGCACATCGCCGAGCGCGCCGAGGCGCCGATGGCGGCCGGTACCAAGGACCCCGTCTCCGGCGCCGACGAGGTCGTCGCGTTCGCCGAGAAGTACGGCGTCCCGGTCGCGATCAAGGCCGCCTTCGGCGGCGGCGGCCGCGGTATGAAGGTGGCCCACACCGTCGAGGAGATCCCCGAGCTCTTCGAGTCCGCCACCCGCGAGGCGGTCGCCGCCTTCGGTCGGGGCGAGTGCTTCGTCGAGCAGTATCTGGACAAGGCCCGCCACGTCGAGGCCCAGGTCCTGGCCGACCAGCACGGCAACGTCATCGTCGCCGGCACCCGCGACTGCTCGCTGCAGCGCCGCTTCCAGAAGCTCGTGGAGGAGGCTCCCGCCCCGTTCCTCACCGATGAGCAGCGCGAGCGGATCCACTCCTCGGCCAAGGCCATCTGTCGCGAGGCGCACTACCACGGCGCCGGCACCGTCGAATACCTGGTCCAGGGCGACACCGTCAGCTTCCTCGAGGTGAACACCCGCCTGCAGGTAGAGCACCCGGTCACCGAAGAGACCTCGGGCATCGACCTGGTGCGCCAGCAGTTCCGCATCGCCGAGGGCAAGGCCCTGGAGATCACCGAGGACCCCGCTCCGCGCGGCCACTCCATCGAGTTCCGGATCAACGGCGAGGACGCCGGCCGCGGATTCCTCCCCGCACCGGGCCCGATCACCGTCTACCGCGAGCCCGCCGGCCCGGGCGTCCGCGTCGACTCGGGTGTGCGGCAGGGCGACGTGATCGGCGGCCAGTTCGACTCGATGCTCGCCAAGCTGATCGTGACCGGCGAGGACCGTCAGCAGGCGCTGGAGCGGTCGCGCCGCGCTCTCGCCGAATTCGAGGTCGACGGTCTGGCCACCGTGATCCCCTTCCACCGGCACATCGTCTCCCACCCCGCCTACATCGGCAGCGTTGACGAGAACGGGGTCGAGAGCTTCGAGGTCTACACCAAGTGGATCGAGACCGACTGGGACAACACCGTCGAACCGTACGCGGGCGGCGGCGCCCAGCCCGACGAGGACGAGACGCTGCCCCGGCAGAACGTCGTGGTCGAGGTCGGCGGCCGCCGGGTCGAGGTTTCACTGCCCGGCGACCTCAACCTGTCCGGCGGCGGCAACAGCACCAACGGCGCCCTCCGCCGCAAGCCCAAGCCGCGCACTCGCGCCAAGGGCGGTGGCAAGACGGCCTCCGGCGACGCCGTGGCCGCCCCCATGCAGGGCACCGTCGTCAAGGTCGCCGTCGCCGAGGGCGACACCGTCGCGGCCGGCGACCTGGTCGTCGTGCTGGAGGCGATGAAGATGGAGAACCCGGTCACCGCGCACAAGGACGGCACCGTGACCGGTTTGTCGGTGGACGCCGGCGCCGCCGTCACCCAGGGCACCGTCCTGCTGGAGATCAAGTAG